From a single Triplophysa rosa linkage group LG17, Trosa_1v2, whole genome shotgun sequence genomic region:
- the erich3 gene encoding glutamate-rich protein 3 isoform X1 encodes MSHLNPGLIAAYNSLTDRHLTGYFNNVRIRRHLQKVGLITRSGRIVPDKEYKHKMIQRAHQRHVRECLAQAIFHKVLDMERLHQSEIKRKLEEFARREQMNKTKTERSRRCDEEPMLMLSPRPPTRPKISHARHSGPEGENSESTESPNSSRPNTAPGNIQRPVRLKPLNSNSATASLRRTSPRHRLRERDSSNDTDQPLRYMLDRDTMRHTTMTDFSSTISPYSLPVINNYVTPVPPLTKKKDRGTRANGTHRGRKLRPTTAPTEPPSALQRTSAQSMVSVRMVYFGKSVHLSHDLMDLRDEVKVFQQHCGGENLCVFKGKLTEGETFQLVSRRHQGFPFSLTFFLNGLQVERLSSCCEFKHRKGSRLGGRHGHFGFCSVEGASPCYKCIIAMGLDKKPTPPVKRVKEEPATSKSPDEEETTDVDEDIETHSNTEPRASQGMETDHNGVTAEQKKRKDDYEEDFEADDKGPVEDAEDAVEKPSSVANDEVKETESRDEHDQSENNKESDSEVEEASTSKVQRSPSVSSGRTSSLSSRDSDNSEREIEDDTKEVTTAVLEQSFDVQPEEDLTTKMEESSSVTVPQEEDSETQDSPLEKSELEMSVDIEKNERTEGEEVGEEAKPDDIPQEPESERAATSIQEKLTEAILKESQCSSEAELSDTSTEEDEGASVKTQQGAERENAVGFTSPQPPNTQEDIQEENETNTHEAACETSHGDDETGQPEKEETNTQMPHAQKDEDEEKQSIKNEEVTANLDEKQEIKELERTNEVEQQDEQIEVQIETEANINSDSQDIQEEVKDEDKEEPQTHDQTLNTENTGHEDTPAIESELPEVAEEPAIEKEGSVSHTENDKETGVADTERKADDADQSNERPDGDERDDLTDEAGDDGSTGEKIQDTDDVMDDAGSVIKLEGEEKSSEEKGDSAEEDVKDEEEKEEEDKVIVEEIAEKEGEDESKDLGDAGKAIEGEEENKGVEDLKSEDKDKERIERDDREESGEVELQENKEDQDMKADDTENDNDVEIEKVDVHEGQNESEDGEQGRNEISEDEGPKSENEVVEETEKVNSEMMENREQEENENEVEEGNRDEMAEREGEGMTENLTFEEEESKKEEDINEIGENVDEKDENKEVMSHENVTEKPEDNVTGDQNEELVLQEEQNEKGYKYYSKNNDLSGDVDAENGETENARKEDVEKQEDEEMQDKLDGETTAGPAQDVTDDSEAKPEINEDVREDAEVHSEKVVDDKSMTEEADKESETSAKTFIENIVPEEMETTNKIPEVEGTTEEHNDMEKEPKDADMRSRDAPEGKDSEPGEPLENSVKEEEDRSMSHSVKSQPAENVFKNEEKNLSIDSEEPAIRPAVLDKAAGVDLVSNWINIHQASRYFQTFIEPVDEIKESSISDETEKDRNGEVLDVTDTQSTDEIATPVQSDLNENTGHDTVVESFITEKKPEDLEDNITQEEKVKEGGDNRGSLVTKWSRQSHDDGEIDRREDSSLNNVAKVQDLASELNPNSQEESEQKKQQTTTEEITQLSSVSQTEETIDKEILDTSEHNVKSEHEYIEAQSPTITVITDLTIVNKSENGSQDDTASVDVRSKQSDGNRRTKVIDGHFKQSVNDTLSTFSLDDSRFFGPAGYPRLTTAHTENSY; translated from the exons ATGAGTCATCTCAACCCGGG TCTTATTGCAGCGTACAATAGTTTAACGGACAGACATCTGACTGGATACTTCAACAATGTGAGAATACGGAGACATCTTCAAAAAGTCGGACTG ATCACCCGGAGTGGACGGATTGTTCCGGATAAGGAgtacaaacacaaaatgatCCAGAGAGCACATCAGAGACATGTCAGAGAGTGTCTGGCTCAAGCCATCTTCCACAAGGTGCTAGACATGGAG cGTCTTCATCAATCAGAGATCAAAAGAAAACTGGAAGAATTTGCACGGAGGGAGCAAATGAACAAAACTAAG ACCGAACGCTCCCGGAGATGTGATGAGGAACCAATGCTCATGTTGTCACCTCGGCCACCCACGAGGCCAAAGATCTCTCACGCGCGGCATTCTGGACCTGAGGGGGAGAATTCTGAGTCAACAGAATCT CCAAATTCCTCCCGGCCCAACACGGCTCCAGGGAATATCCAGAGACCCGTTCGACTCAAGCCGCTGAACAGCAACAGTGCCACGGCCTCTCTGAGGAGAACCTCCCCTCGACACAGACTGCGGGAGCGGGACTCCTCCAATGACACTGATCAGCCCCTCCGTTATATG CTGGACAGAGACACCATGAGACACACGACCATGACAGACTTCTCCAGTACCATCTCGCCCTACAGTCTTCCTGTTATAAACAACTACGTGACCCCCGTGCCTCCCCTCACGAAGAAGAAAGACAGAGGCACAAGAGCGAATGGAACACACAGAGGTCGAAAGTTAAGACCCACAACAGCACCAACAGAG CCACCCTCCGCTCTGCAGAGAACGTCCGCCCAGAGTATGGTATCAGTGAGAATGGTGTATTTTGGGAAAAGTGTCCACCTGTCTCATGATCTGATGGACCTCAGAGATGAGGTGAAGGTCTTCCAGCAGCACTGCGGAGGAGAAAATCTCTGTGTCTTCAAAGGGAAGCTAACAGAAGGAG AAACATTCCAGCTTGTGTCGAGACGCCATCAGGGATTTCCCTTTAGTCTTACATTCTTCCTGAATGGCCTGCAAGTGGAGCGGCTCAGCTCATGCTGCGAGTTCAAACACAGGAAAGGCTCTCGTCTCGGGGGCAGACATGGACACTTTGGTTTTTGCAGTGTGGAGGGAGCGTCTCCCTGTTACAA GTGTATTATTGCCATGGGCTTGGACAAAAAACCCACGCCTCCTGTAAAAAGAGTCAAAGAGGAGCCGGCCACCTCTAAATCCCCTGATGAGGAGGAGACCACAGATGTAGATGAGGACATAGAGACACATTCTAATACAGAGCCTCGTGCATCCCAGGGAATGGAAACAGATCACAATGGAGTAaccgcagaacaaaaaaagcgCAAAGATG ACTATGAAGAAGACTTTGAGGCAGATGATAAAGGGCCAGTTGAAGATGCTGAAGATGCAGTGGAAAAGCCATCTTCTGTTGCCAATGATGAAGTGAAAGAAACTGAAAGCAGGGATGAACATGACCAAAGTGAAAATAACAAAGAATCTGACAGTGAAGTTGAGGAAGCCAGTACATCTA AAGTTCAAAGGTCACCGTCTGTCTCATCTGGCCGAACGTCCAGTTTGTCCAGCAGAGACAGTGACAACAGTGAAAGGGAAATCGAGGATGACACCAAAGAAGTCACAACAGCTGTTCTAGAGCAGAGCTTCGACGTTCAACCGGAAGAAGACCTTACCACAAAGATGGAAGAATCCAGCTCTGTTACTGTGCCTCAAGAGGAGGACTCTGAGACACAGGACAGTCCGCTGGAGAAGAGCGAATTAGAAATGTCAGTAGATATAGAGAAGAACGAGCGCACTGAAGGTGAGGAGGTCGGCGAGGAAGCCAAACCCGACGATATTCCACAAGAACCTGAATCTGAGAGAG CAGCCACGTCAATACAGGAGAAGTTGACTGAGGCCATTTTGAAGGAATCTCAATGTAGTTCAGAGGCGGAACTTAGTGACACAAGCACAGAGGAAGATGAAGGGGCCTCGGTAAAGACCCAACAAG GAGCAGAAAGGGAAAATGCCGTAGGTTTCACCTCACCACAACCACCAAACACTCAGGAAGATATTCAAGAGGAAAATGAAACCAACACACATGAGGCTGCGTGTGAGACGTCGCATGGTGATGATGAAACAGGACAGCCTGAGAAAGAggagacaaacacacaaatgccTCATGCCCAAAAAGACGAGGACGAAGAAAAACAGTCAATAAAGAATGAGGAGGTGACTGCTAACTTAGACGAGAAACAGGAGATAAAGGAACTTGAGAGAACAAATGAAGTTGAACAACAAGACGAACAGATTGAAGTTCAGATTGAGACTGAAGCTAATATCAACAGTGACAGCCAGGACATACAAGAAGAAGTCAAGGATGAGGATAAAGAAGAACCCCAAACACATGATCAAACCCTAAACACTGAAAATACAGGTCATGAAGATACACCAGCAATAGAAAGTGAGCTTCCAGAGGTAGCCGAAGAGCCTGCGATAGAGAAAGAGGGTTCGGTATCTCATACTGAGAATGATAAAGAAACAGGTGTCGCTGATACTGAGAGGAAAGCAGATGACGCAGATCAGAGCAATGAACGGCCAGATGGAGATGAAAGAGACGACCTAACAGATGAGGCTGGTGATGATGGGTCAACGGGAGAAAAGATCCAGGACACAGATGACGTGATGGATGATGCCGGTTCTGTTATCAAGCTGGAAGGTGAAGAAAAGTCTAGCGAGGAGAAAGGTGATAGTGCAGAGGAAGATGTGAAGGACGAGGAGGAGAAGGAAGAGGAAGACAAGGTGATAGTGGAGGAGATTGCAGAGAAGGAAGGTGAAGATGAGAGTAAAGATCTGGGAGATGCTGGGAAAGCTATTGAAGGTGAGGAAGAAAACAAGGGTGTGGAAGATTTAAAATCAGAAGATAAGGATAAAGAAAGAATAGAGAGAGATGATAGAGAGGAGTCTGGTGAGGTTGAGCTTCAAGAAAATAAGGAGGATCAAGATATGAAGGCAGATGATACAGAAAATGATAATGATGTAGAGATAGAAAAAGTGGATGTGCATGAGGGACAGAATGAAAGTGAAGATGGAGAACAGGGTAGAAATGAGATTTCAGAAGACGAAGGGCCAAAGAGTGAGAATGAGGTTGTAGAAGAAACTGAGAAAGTGAATAGCGAAATGATGGAAAACAGGGAACAGGAGGAAAATGAGAATGAGGTGGAGGAAGGAAACAGAGATGAGATGGCAGAGCGAGAAGGTGAGGGTATGACAGAAAACTTAACATTTGAGGAAGAGGAGTCAAAAAAAGAAGAAGATATAAATGAGATTGGTGAGAATGTAGATGAGAAGGATGAAAACAAGGAGGTCATGTCACATGAAAATGTAACAGAAAAACCAGAAGACAACGTTACTGGGGACCAAAATGAAGAATTGGTTTTACAGGAAGAACAAAATGAGAAAGGTTACAAATATTATTCCAAAAATAATGACTTGTCAGGAGACGTAGATGCTGAAAATGGAGAGACAGAGAATGCCAGAAAAGAGGATGTTGAGAAGCAAGAGGATGAAGAGATGCAAGACAAACTAGATGGTGAGACAACTGCTGGTCCGGCTCAAGATGTTACAGATGATAGTGAAGCAAAGCCAGAGATTAATGAAGATGTGAGAGAAGATGCTGAAGTTCACTCAGAGAAGGTGGTGGATGATAAATCTATGACAGAAGAGGCCGATAAAGAATCAGAAACCTCTGCAAAAACATTCATAGAAAATATAGTCCCTGAGGAAATGGAGACGACCAACAAGATTCCAGAAGTTGAAGGCACAACAGAGGAACATAATGATATGGAGAAAGAACCAAAAGATGCTGACATGAGAAGCAGAGATGCTCCTGAAGGGAAGGACAGTGAACCAGGGGAACCTTTGGAGAATTCTGTTAAGGAAGAAGAAGATAGATCCATGTCGCATTCTGTGAAATCTCAGCCTGCGGAGAACGTGTTCAAAAATGAAGAGAAGAATCTGAGCATTGATTCAGAAGAGCCAGCCATTCGTCCAGCAGTTTTAGATAAAGCAGCTGGGGTTGATCTTGTGAGTAACTGGATTAACATTCACCAAGCCTCCAGATACTTTCAGACATTTATTGAACCTGTCGATGAAATCAAAGAGAGCTCCATCTCAGATGAAACCGAGAAGGATCGAAACGGTGAAGTATTAGATGTGACGGATACGCAAAGTACTGATGAAATTGCAACACCAGTACAGAGTGATCTCAATGAGAACACAGGGCATGATACTGTAGTCGAAAGTTTTATAACAGAGAAGAAACCTGAGGACTTAGAGGATAACATAACGCAAGAGGAAAAAGTCAAGGAGGGTGGAGATAACAGAGGTTCTTTGGTCACTAAGTGGTCAAGACAGAGTCATGATGATGGTGAGATTGACAGACGAGAAGATTCCTCATTAAACAATGTCGCAAAGGTACAAGATCTTGCTTCTGAATTGAATCCAAACTCTCAAGAAGAATCAGAACAAAAGAAGCAACAAACTACTACTGAAGAAATTACACAGTTGTCCTCTGTATCTCAAACCGAGGAAACAATTGACAAAGAGATCCTGGACACTTCAGAACACAATGTAAAATCTGAGCACGAGTATATTGAAGCGCAGAGTCCGACAATAACAGTCATTACAGACCTCACCATTGTCAATAAATCTGAAAATGGGAGTCAAGATGATACCGCAAGTGTAGACGTCCGTTCCAAGCAGTCGGATGGAAACAGGAGAACAAAAGTCATTGACGGTCATTTCAAACAGAGTGTCAATGACACGCTAAGCACTTTCTCACTAGACGACTCCAGGTTTTTTGGGCCTGCCGGATATCCCAGATTGACGACTGCTCACACAGAGAACAGTTACTAG
- the erich3 gene encoding glutamate-rich protein 3 isoform X3, with product MSHLNPGLIAAYNSLTDRHLTGYFNNVRIRRHLQKVGLITRSGRIVPDKEYKHKMIQRAHQRHVRECLAQAIFHKRLHQSEIKRKLEEFARREQMNKTKTERSRRCDEEPMLMLSPRPPTRPKISHARHSGPEGENSESTESPNSSRPNTAPGNIQRPVRLKPLNSNSATASLRRTSPRHRLRERDSSNDTDQPLRYMLDRDTMRHTTMTDFSSTISPYSLPVINNYVTPVPPLTKKKDRGTRANGTHRGRKLRPTTAPTEPPSALQRTSAQSMVSVRMVYFGKSVHLSHDLMDLRDEVKVFQQHCGGENLCVFKGKLTEGETFQLVSRRHQGFPFSLTFFLNGLQVERLSSCCEFKHRKGSRLGGRHGHFGFCSVEGASPCYKCIIAMGLDKKPTPPVKRVKEEPATSKSPDEEETTDVDEDIETHSNTEPRASQGMETDHNGVTAEQKKRKDDYEEDFEADDKGPVEDAEDAVEKPSSVANDEVKETESRDEHDQSENNKESDSEVEEASTSKVQRSPSVSSGRTSSLSSRDSDNSEREIEDDTKEVTTAVLEQSFDVQPEEDLTTKMEESSSVTVPQEEDSETQDSPLEKSELEMSVDIEKNERTEGEEVGEEAKPDDIPQEPESERAATSIQEKLTEAILKESQCSSEAELSDTSTEEDEGASVKTQQGAERENAVGFTSPQPPNTQEDIQEENETNTHEAACETSHGDDETGQPEKEETNTQMPHAQKDEDEEKQSIKNEEVTANLDEKQEIKELERTNEVEQQDEQIEVQIETEANINSDSQDIQEEVKDEDKEEPQTHDQTLNTENTGHEDTPAIESELPEVAEEPAIEKEGSVSHTENDKETGVADTERKADDADQSNERPDGDERDDLTDEAGDDGSTGEKIQDTDDVMDDAGSVIKLEGEEKSSEEKGDSAEEDVKDEEEKEEEDKVIVEEIAEKEGEDESKDLGDAGKAIEGEEENKGVEDLKSEDKDKERIERDDREESGEVELQENKEDQDMKADDTENDNDVEIEKVDVHEGQNESEDGEQGRNEISEDEGPKSENEVVEETEKVNSEMMENREQEENENEVEEGNRDEMAEREGEGMTENLTFEEEESKKEEDINEIGENVDEKDENKEVMSHENVTEKPEDNVTGDQNEELVLQEEQNEKGYKYYSKNNDLSGDVDAENGETENARKEDVEKQEDEEMQDKLDGETTAGPAQDVTDDSEAKPEINEDVREDAEVHSEKVVDDKSMTEEADKESETSAKTFIENIVPEEMETTNKIPEVEGTTEEHNDMEKEPKDADMRSRDAPEGKDSEPGEPLENSVKEEEDRSMSHSVKSQPAENVFKNEEKNLSIDSEEPAIRPAVLDKAAGVDLVSNWINIHQASRYFQTFIEPVDEIKESSISDETEKDRNGEVLDVTDTQSTDEIATPVQSDLNENTGHDTVVESFITEKKPEDLEDNITQEEKVKEGGDNRGSLVTKWSRQSHDDGEIDRREDSSLNNVAKVQDLASELNPNSQEESEQKKQQTTTEEITQLSSVSQTEETIDKEILDTSEHNVKSEHEYIEAQSPTITVITDLTIVNKSENGSQDDTASVDVRSKQSDGNRRTKVIDGHFKQSVNDTLSTFSLDDSRFFGPAGYPRLTTAHTENSY from the exons ATGAGTCATCTCAACCCGGG TCTTATTGCAGCGTACAATAGTTTAACGGACAGACATCTGACTGGATACTTCAACAATGTGAGAATACGGAGACATCTTCAAAAAGTCGGACTG ATCACCCGGAGTGGACGGATTGTTCCGGATAAGGAgtacaaacacaaaatgatCCAGAGAGCACATCAGAGACATGTCAGAGAGTGTCTGGCTCAAGCCATCTTCCACAAG cGTCTTCATCAATCAGAGATCAAAAGAAAACTGGAAGAATTTGCACGGAGGGAGCAAATGAACAAAACTAAG ACCGAACGCTCCCGGAGATGTGATGAGGAACCAATGCTCATGTTGTCACCTCGGCCACCCACGAGGCCAAAGATCTCTCACGCGCGGCATTCTGGACCTGAGGGGGAGAATTCTGAGTCAACAGAATCT CCAAATTCCTCCCGGCCCAACACGGCTCCAGGGAATATCCAGAGACCCGTTCGACTCAAGCCGCTGAACAGCAACAGTGCCACGGCCTCTCTGAGGAGAACCTCCCCTCGACACAGACTGCGGGAGCGGGACTCCTCCAATGACACTGATCAGCCCCTCCGTTATATG CTGGACAGAGACACCATGAGACACACGACCATGACAGACTTCTCCAGTACCATCTCGCCCTACAGTCTTCCTGTTATAAACAACTACGTGACCCCCGTGCCTCCCCTCACGAAGAAGAAAGACAGAGGCACAAGAGCGAATGGAACACACAGAGGTCGAAAGTTAAGACCCACAACAGCACCAACAGAG CCACCCTCCGCTCTGCAGAGAACGTCCGCCCAGAGTATGGTATCAGTGAGAATGGTGTATTTTGGGAAAAGTGTCCACCTGTCTCATGATCTGATGGACCTCAGAGATGAGGTGAAGGTCTTCCAGCAGCACTGCGGAGGAGAAAATCTCTGTGTCTTCAAAGGGAAGCTAACAGAAGGAG AAACATTCCAGCTTGTGTCGAGACGCCATCAGGGATTTCCCTTTAGTCTTACATTCTTCCTGAATGGCCTGCAAGTGGAGCGGCTCAGCTCATGCTGCGAGTTCAAACACAGGAAAGGCTCTCGTCTCGGGGGCAGACATGGACACTTTGGTTTTTGCAGTGTGGAGGGAGCGTCTCCCTGTTACAA GTGTATTATTGCCATGGGCTTGGACAAAAAACCCACGCCTCCTGTAAAAAGAGTCAAAGAGGAGCCGGCCACCTCTAAATCCCCTGATGAGGAGGAGACCACAGATGTAGATGAGGACATAGAGACACATTCTAATACAGAGCCTCGTGCATCCCAGGGAATGGAAACAGATCACAATGGAGTAaccgcagaacaaaaaaagcgCAAAGATG ACTATGAAGAAGACTTTGAGGCAGATGATAAAGGGCCAGTTGAAGATGCTGAAGATGCAGTGGAAAAGCCATCTTCTGTTGCCAATGATGAAGTGAAAGAAACTGAAAGCAGGGATGAACATGACCAAAGTGAAAATAACAAAGAATCTGACAGTGAAGTTGAGGAAGCCAGTACATCTA AAGTTCAAAGGTCACCGTCTGTCTCATCTGGCCGAACGTCCAGTTTGTCCAGCAGAGACAGTGACAACAGTGAAAGGGAAATCGAGGATGACACCAAAGAAGTCACAACAGCTGTTCTAGAGCAGAGCTTCGACGTTCAACCGGAAGAAGACCTTACCACAAAGATGGAAGAATCCAGCTCTGTTACTGTGCCTCAAGAGGAGGACTCTGAGACACAGGACAGTCCGCTGGAGAAGAGCGAATTAGAAATGTCAGTAGATATAGAGAAGAACGAGCGCACTGAAGGTGAGGAGGTCGGCGAGGAAGCCAAACCCGACGATATTCCACAAGAACCTGAATCTGAGAGAG CAGCCACGTCAATACAGGAGAAGTTGACTGAGGCCATTTTGAAGGAATCTCAATGTAGTTCAGAGGCGGAACTTAGTGACACAAGCACAGAGGAAGATGAAGGGGCCTCGGTAAAGACCCAACAAG GAGCAGAAAGGGAAAATGCCGTAGGTTTCACCTCACCACAACCACCAAACACTCAGGAAGATATTCAAGAGGAAAATGAAACCAACACACATGAGGCTGCGTGTGAGACGTCGCATGGTGATGATGAAACAGGACAGCCTGAGAAAGAggagacaaacacacaaatgccTCATGCCCAAAAAGACGAGGACGAAGAAAAACAGTCAATAAAGAATGAGGAGGTGACTGCTAACTTAGACGAGAAACAGGAGATAAAGGAACTTGAGAGAACAAATGAAGTTGAACAACAAGACGAACAGATTGAAGTTCAGATTGAGACTGAAGCTAATATCAACAGTGACAGCCAGGACATACAAGAAGAAGTCAAGGATGAGGATAAAGAAGAACCCCAAACACATGATCAAACCCTAAACACTGAAAATACAGGTCATGAAGATACACCAGCAATAGAAAGTGAGCTTCCAGAGGTAGCCGAAGAGCCTGCGATAGAGAAAGAGGGTTCGGTATCTCATACTGAGAATGATAAAGAAACAGGTGTCGCTGATACTGAGAGGAAAGCAGATGACGCAGATCAGAGCAATGAACGGCCAGATGGAGATGAAAGAGACGACCTAACAGATGAGGCTGGTGATGATGGGTCAACGGGAGAAAAGATCCAGGACACAGATGACGTGATGGATGATGCCGGTTCTGTTATCAAGCTGGAAGGTGAAGAAAAGTCTAGCGAGGAGAAAGGTGATAGTGCAGAGGAAGATGTGAAGGACGAGGAGGAGAAGGAAGAGGAAGACAAGGTGATAGTGGAGGAGATTGCAGAGAAGGAAGGTGAAGATGAGAGTAAAGATCTGGGAGATGCTGGGAAAGCTATTGAAGGTGAGGAAGAAAACAAGGGTGTGGAAGATTTAAAATCAGAAGATAAGGATAAAGAAAGAATAGAGAGAGATGATAGAGAGGAGTCTGGTGAGGTTGAGCTTCAAGAAAATAAGGAGGATCAAGATATGAAGGCAGATGATACAGAAAATGATAATGATGTAGAGATAGAAAAAGTGGATGTGCATGAGGGACAGAATGAAAGTGAAGATGGAGAACAGGGTAGAAATGAGATTTCAGAAGACGAAGGGCCAAAGAGTGAGAATGAGGTTGTAGAAGAAACTGAGAAAGTGAATAGCGAAATGATGGAAAACAGGGAACAGGAGGAAAATGAGAATGAGGTGGAGGAAGGAAACAGAGATGAGATGGCAGAGCGAGAAGGTGAGGGTATGACAGAAAACTTAACATTTGAGGAAGAGGAGTCAAAAAAAGAAGAAGATATAAATGAGATTGGTGAGAATGTAGATGAGAAGGATGAAAACAAGGAGGTCATGTCACATGAAAATGTAACAGAAAAACCAGAAGACAACGTTACTGGGGACCAAAATGAAGAATTGGTTTTACAGGAAGAACAAAATGAGAAAGGTTACAAATATTATTCCAAAAATAATGACTTGTCAGGAGACGTAGATGCTGAAAATGGAGAGACAGAGAATGCCAGAAAAGAGGATGTTGAGAAGCAAGAGGATGAAGAGATGCAAGACAAACTAGATGGTGAGACAACTGCTGGTCCGGCTCAAGATGTTACAGATGATAGTGAAGCAAAGCCAGAGATTAATGAAGATGTGAGAGAAGATGCTGAAGTTCACTCAGAGAAGGTGGTGGATGATAAATCTATGACAGAAGAGGCCGATAAAGAATCAGAAACCTCTGCAAAAACATTCATAGAAAATATAGTCCCTGAGGAAATGGAGACGACCAACAAGATTCCAGAAGTTGAAGGCACAACAGAGGAACATAATGATATGGAGAAAGAACCAAAAGATGCTGACATGAGAAGCAGAGATGCTCCTGAAGGGAAGGACAGTGAACCAGGGGAACCTTTGGAGAATTCTGTTAAGGAAGAAGAAGATAGATCCATGTCGCATTCTGTGAAATCTCAGCCTGCGGAGAACGTGTTCAAAAATGAAGAGAAGAATCTGAGCATTGATTCAGAAGAGCCAGCCATTCGTCCAGCAGTTTTAGATAAAGCAGCTGGGGTTGATCTTGTGAGTAACTGGATTAACATTCACCAAGCCTCCAGATACTTTCAGACATTTATTGAACCTGTCGATGAAATCAAAGAGAGCTCCATCTCAGATGAAACCGAGAAGGATCGAAACGGTGAAGTATTAGATGTGACGGATACGCAAAGTACTGATGAAATTGCAACACCAGTACAGAGTGATCTCAATGAGAACACAGGGCATGATACTGTAGTCGAAAGTTTTATAACAGAGAAGAAACCTGAGGACTTAGAGGATAACATAACGCAAGAGGAAAAAGTCAAGGAGGGTGGAGATAACAGAGGTTCTTTGGTCACTAAGTGGTCAAGACAGAGTCATGATGATGGTGAGATTGACAGACGAGAAGATTCCTCATTAAACAATGTCGCAAAGGTACAAGATCTTGCTTCTGAATTGAATCCAAACTCTCAAGAAGAATCAGAACAAAAGAAGCAACAAACTACTACTGAAGAAATTACACAGTTGTCCTCTGTATCTCAAACCGAGGAAACAATTGACAAAGAGATCCTGGACACTTCAGAACACAATGTAAAATCTGAGCACGAGTATATTGAAGCGCAGAGTCCGACAATAACAGTCATTACAGACCTCACCATTGTCAATAAATCTGAAAATGGGAGTCAAGATGATACCGCAAGTGTAGACGTCCGTTCCAAGCAGTCGGATGGAAACAGGAGAACAAAAGTCATTGACGGTCATTTCAAACAGAGTGTCAATGACACGCTAAGCACTTTCTCACTAGACGACTCCAGGTTTTTTGGGCCTGCCGGATATCCCAGATTGACGACTGCTCACACAGAGAACAGTTACTAG